From the genome of Armatimonadota bacterium:
CGGCCTGGCCGCCCGTGGCGCGAGGCCCACCTCCAGGGAGGGCTCGTCTGGGACCCCCTGCGTGCCGCCTCGGGACGTGGGGTGTTGGCTCGGATGACCGGGCTCTACGACGTAGAGATCCCCGACAGCACCGAGCTCTCACTGGTGAACCTGGAGTTCCGGAACCGCAACCCGCGGCACGCCTCAGGCTCGCTCTTCTACGGGATCCGGATCATCACCGAAGCGGACGGGATCGACGGGGCTGCGGGGATCGCCGTCGGGAACCGCGGCCGGGGCGACTACATCTACCTGGACGTCGCCGGGAAGGCCGGTCCCGCCCCGCGCAACAGTCCCACCGGTATTGGCATCGACCTCAACCGCCAGGGGATGGGGGAGAATTCCTCCACCCACAGCGGGTACGGCATCCAGATCTGGGACTGGAGTTTGACGGACGGCGGGGCGAACGGACCGACGGCGTTGCGGCTGCGCAAGCACCGCAATGCCAACACCGGTCATCTCCTCCTGTCGTTGGAGGGCAACCGGCACCTGATCCGGCTCTCCACCCCGGAAGGGCCCCAGTTTGACCCCGCCGCTCCCGTCGTGGAGCTCCGGGGGGCCAACGGCGCCTCCCGATGGACGGTCCACGCCGGTGGCCAGCAGACCTTCGGCCCGGAGGTCAGCCTGATCTTCACGCTCCCCGGTGGCCCCCCGGCCTCCATGCGGGCGGCTGACGGCTACCTGGAGGTGCGGGGCGGGGCGAGCGGCGTGCGTGTCGTGTCAGGCGCCGGGGGGCCAAACAGCGTACTCGTCCAGTTCAGCGACGGGGACCTCGCCGCCGACGAAACCGTGTTGCTGGTGCGGAGCCGCACCGGTGGCACCGTCACGGTCAAGCGGGTCACGCTCGGCCCTCCGGACAGCTGCGGACAGGGGTATCGCTGTCTTCGCGTCACAAATTGACCGCGGGCACACCGTCCGCGTACCTGCGCGTGCATGCGGGCCGGAGCCACGGTGGCGGCGATTCCTCTTGACGCCTGGTTCCCCCACCAGTTATCGGGGTATCCTGCCGATTCCCTCTTTTGTAGACCCTTGCAGGCCCCTTGCGACGCCTTACCCACCCGGCACGTGGTGGAGAGCTCCCTGCCACTGGAGACCCCTCCGCGCCGGATCTCTCACAACGAAATATCTTCGTTGTGAAGGGACCCCGTAATGTTTGGGGAGGCGGCCGATGTCTGGGGTGTGAAGTGGACAACTGTCCCGTGCAGACCGCCACAACGGTGGGATAAGCGTCGCTGGGCCCGACCGTTAGGTCATGTCACCCGGCTGCGGATCCTCCTGCGACTCCATCGAAGGTCACACGCGGTGACGGCCCTGGCCGTCGCCCTTGGCCTGGAGCAACCGCGAATCTCCCACCACCTCAAGATTCTGCGCCGCGCCGGACTCGTCACCGGGACGCGGCAGGGTCGGCTACGGGTCTACGCCCTCGTTCCGCATCGGGCACCGGACCGGCACGTCCTGCTGGAGGCCCTCCTTAACTCCTACCGCTCGCGTGTGGGACGCCTGCGGGCCAGCCGGGCGGCGCGGCCGCCAGGTGCGGCCGTGCCCGACCTCCGGCACGCCCGCACCTGCTTCGATCACCTGGGAGGACTCGCCGGAGTCGCGCTCCTGGCGGAGCTGGTCCACCGGGGATGGCTGGTCGAGCGTTCCGCCAGTCCAGCAGCCAGCGGGCCCGGGCCCATCCCTCCTGCATATGCGCTGACGACCCGAGGCATCACCCGGCTGCGCCGCCTGGGTGTGCACGTGCTGCGCGCCACCGTCGCTCTGCGGCGCTCCGTCGTCTATATCTGTCCGGATTGGGGAGCGGACCGCCCGCATCTTGGAGGGACGCTGGGGGCGGAGATCCTCATCGCCCTCTTGCAGGCAGGGGTCGTGCGCCGGGTGGCTACTGCGCGCGGTCTGGTCCTCCGCCGCTCCATCGCCGCCTGGCTCGATGAGGGGGAGCGCCCGCCCCGGCGACCGCCCTCGGCGCGCAGACCCCGGCAGCGGCCGCCGATGCCTGGGCACCGGAGCCCTCAGCCCTGGAGAGCACCGTTACGCCGAGAGCGGCGCGGCAGCTTTCCTAGCCGTTCCCCTATGGGGATGGCTACAGCGCGGCCGCTGGCGGGTAGCCGACGATGGCCAGGGCCTCCCGCAGGCGCTCCTCGGAGACCTGCGCGGGGTCGAACACGACGTCGACTTCCCGGCTCTCCGCCCGCCCTTCCACGCGGGTCACGCCCGGGAGGCGCTGCAGAGTCGCTGTGACCGTCGCCACGCACCCCTCACAGTGGATCCGAGGGATCTTGAACGTCCGCTTCATGAATCCTCCCTCCTTTCGGCTCTCCAGTGCGACTGCACGTCTCTCCCGTTACTCCGGTGGCTCCCCCTCCGCTGGCTCTCTCCACGTGGGCCTGGCTGCCGTGTGGCACCACCCCGCGCGCCCCCCGGCAGGGGCAAGGAGGGGGACGGGAGCGGGGCCGGCCGCCACCGCCGCAGCCGCAGGCTGTTGGTCACCACGGTGACGGAGCTCGATGCCATCGCCAGGGCCGCCAGGGCGGGGTTGAGCTGCCATCCCGTGAGCGGGAAGAGTGCGCCCGCGGCCACCGGGATGAGGGCGACGTTGTAGACGAACGCCCAGAACAGGTTCTGCCGGATGGTCCGCACCGTCGCGCGCCCGAGGTCCAAGGCGGTGAGCACCCCGCGCAGGTCGCTGCCGACCAGGACCACCTCGGCCGCCTCGATGGCCACGTCGGTGCCCGCGCCGATGGCGATGCCTACGTCGGCCTGGGCGAGCGCGGGGGCGTCGTTGATGCCGTCGCCCACCATGGCCACGCGCCGTCCCTCCGCCTGGAGCCGCCGCACCTCCGCAGCTTTGTCGGCCGGCCGCACCTCAGCCAGGATGCGGGCGATGCCGACGCGACGGGCCATGGCCTCGGCGACCTGGCGCAGATCGCCGGTGAGCAGCACCACCTCGAGCCCGCGGCGGCGCAGTGCCGTGACGACCGCGGCGGCTTCGGGCTTGGGCGTATCGGCGACCGCCAGCAGGCCAAGGAGGCGGCCGTCGGCGGCCACGTACACGGGCGTCTTGCCCTCGTCGGCGAGGCGCTCGGCCCAGGCCGCCACGGGCGCCGGTCTCAGGGGGAGACCCTCGCGCTCGAGCAGGGCGCGGGTGCCGGCCACGATGCGGCGGCCCTCGACCAGGGCGCGGAGGCCGGCACCGGGCACCGCCTCGAAGTCGTCGGGCTCCGGGACGGCGAGGCCCTCCTCTCGGGCGCGAGCGACGATGGCCTCGGCCAGCGGGTGCTCGGAGACCCGCTCGGCCACCGCGGCCAGGCGCAGGAGCTCCCGGAGGTCGACGCCGTCCACCGGGAGGACGTCCGTCACGACCGGAGTCCCGCGCGTGACCGTCCCCGTCTTGTCGAGGACCACGGTGTCCACCAGGCGCAGGCGCTCCAGGGCCTCCGCCGTGCGGATGAGCACACCCGCCTCCGCCGCGCGGCCGATCCCCACCATGAGGGCGGTCGGTGTGGCCAGGCCCATGGCGCACGGGCAGGCCACGATGAGGACGGCCACGACGGCCAGCAGCGCGTGCGTGATCGCCGGCGGCGGGCCGGCGGCCAGCCAGGCCACGCTGGCCAGCAGGGCCACCACGAGGACGGCCGGGACGAAGACGGCCGCCACCCGGTCGACCAGGGCCTGGATGGGAGCCTTGCTCCCCTGCGCCGCTTCCACGAGCCGGATGATCTGGGCGAGCGCGGTCTCGGCGCCCACCTTCGTGGCCCGGAAGCGAAACGCGCCGGTGCGGTTGACCGTCCCGCCGATCACCTCGTCCCCCGGCCCCTTCTCCACGGGGAGGGATTCGCCGGTCAACATCGACTCGTCGACGGCGGAGCGGCCCTCCAGGACCACGCCGTCGACGGGGATGCGCTCGCCCGGGCGGACGACCACCACGTCGCCCACCTGCACCTCGTCGGCGGGGACCTCCCGCTCCTCCCCATCCCGCAGGACCCGGGCCGTGCGGGGGCGCAGGTCCATGAGGCGTCGGATCGCCTCGGAGGTGCGGCCCCGGGCGAGGGCCTCCAGGTACCGGCCCAGTAGGATGAAGACGATGATGACCGCCGCTGTCTCGTAGTAGACCGCGGGCGGGATCCCGGCCGCGGTGAAGACACCGGGGGCCAGGGTGGCGGCCAGGCTGTAGCCGTAGGCGGCCGAGGTGCCCAGGGCGATGAGGGTGTTCATGTCCGCGCGGCGGTGGCGCGCCGCGGCCCAGGCGCCGCGGTAGAACCGCCAGCCGGCCCAGAACTGGATGGGCGCCGCCAGCAGGGCTTGCACCCGCCAGTCGGTCAGTAGCGGAGGGACCCAGATGGCGAGCCCCATGTGGTGGGCGCTGCCCCAGAGCACGGGGATGGCCAGCACCGCCGCCACGACTAGCCGCCGGCGCAGGTCCCGGAGCTCGCGACGGCGACGGCGGGCCTCGCGGTCGGCGTCGCGCGGCGCCTCGACCGGGGCGCGTAGCCGCGCCTCGACCGGGGCGGCGAGCGGCGGCGCCTCCGGCTCGTAGCCCGCCGCGCGGATCGCCCGACGGAGGTCATCGGCCGTGACCACGCCGGAGATGCAGGTGACGACGACCTCCTCGCTGGCCAGATTCACGGCGACGTCGCGCACGCCCTGGACCGCGCGCAGGGCCCGCTCGAGTGGCTCGCCCGAGGCCGCCAGCGCCAGGTCGCGCACCGGGAGGACGACACGCTCGACCGGCACCTGGTAGCCGGTCCGCTCCACGGCGCGGATGAGGTCCTCCAGCCCGGCCTGCGCGGGGTCGAAGAGCACGGCGGCCCGCTCGGCGGCCAGGTTGACGGCGGCATCGACCACCCCGGGGACCTGGCGCAACCCGCCCTCGACCGCCGCCACGCAGGAGGCGCAGCTCATCCCCTCGACCGGCAGCTCGATCCGCCGGCGGCCGGCGGGAGCGCCACCGTCCGGTCGGGGGCCGCTCGCAGGCGGCGCCGTGGGGGTGTGGGCTGGCGGTGGCGTCGTCATCCCCGGACCTACCGCCTGCCGCTGTAGGCGAAGACGTCCATGATCTCCTGGATGGTCCGCCGCCGCTCGGCGGGATCGCTCGACTGCATCGCCCGGCTGGCGCAGGTCTGCAGGTGGTCTTCCAGGAGCAGCGCGTTCACGCGGTCGAGCGCCCGCTGGACGGCGAGGGTCTGCCGCACGATATCGATGCAGTAGGCGCCCTCTTCGACCATGCGCTCGATCCCCCGCAGGTGGCCGACGATGCTGCGCAGGCGGACGAGGGCCTGCCGCCGCTGCTCGGGAGAGCCGTGCCCGCTGGATGGCGCGCGCGTCTCGGTCATCGCGTCCTCCTCGCCTATCCCTCCCCCCGGGGGAGGGGCTCCTCCCCATCTTCCCCCTCCGGGGAGGTCTCGTCAACGGCGCTCTGGGGCACATCGGGGGTGAAGGAGTTCGTCGAGCCGCCCCGAAGGAACACAACGGCTCGACGTCAAGCAAATAGCACGGGCACCCGCGAAATGGCACCCCGCCTGCG
Proteins encoded in this window:
- a CDS encoding heavy-metal-associated domain-containing protein, encoding MKRTFKIPRIHCEGCVATVTATLQRLPGVTRVEGRAESREVDVVFDPAQVSEERLREALAIVGYPPAAAL
- a CDS encoding metal-sensitive transcriptional regulator translates to MTETRAPSSGHGSPEQRRQALVRLRSIVGHLRGIERMVEEGAYCIDIVRQTLAVQRALDRVNALLLEDHLQTCASRAMQSSDPAERRRTIQEIMDVFAYSGRR
- a CDS encoding heavy metal translocating P-type ATPase gives rise to the protein MTTPPPAHTPTAPPASGPRPDGGAPAGRRRIELPVEGMSCASCVAAVEGGLRQVPGVVDAAVNLAAERAAVLFDPAQAGLEDLIRAVERTGYQVPVERVVLPVRDLALAASGEPLERALRAVQGVRDVAVNLASEEVVVTCISGVVTADDLRRAIRAAGYEPEAPPLAAPVEARLRAPVEAPRDADREARRRRRELRDLRRRLVVAAVLAIPVLWGSAHHMGLAIWVPPLLTDWRVQALLAAPIQFWAGWRFYRGAWAAARHRRADMNTLIALGTSAAYGYSLAATLAPGVFTAAGIPPAVYYETAAVIIVFILLGRYLEALARGRTSEAIRRLMDLRPRTARVLRDGEEREVPADEVQVGDVVVVRPGERIPVDGVVLEGRSAVDESMLTGESLPVEKGPGDEVIGGTVNRTGAFRFRATKVGAETALAQIIRLVEAAQGSKAPIQALVDRVAAVFVPAVLVVALLASVAWLAAGPPPAITHALLAVVAVLIVACPCAMGLATPTALMVGIGRAAEAGVLIRTAEALERLRLVDTVVLDKTGTVTRGTPVVTDVLPVDGVDLRELLRLAAVAERVSEHPLAEAIVARAREEGLAVPEPDDFEAVPGAGLRALVEGRRIVAGTRALLEREGLPLRPAPVAAWAERLADEGKTPVYVAADGRLLGLLAVADTPKPEAAAVVTALRRRGLEVVLLTGDLRQVAEAMARRVGIARILAEVRPADKAAEVRRLQAEGRRVAMVGDGINDAPALAQADVGIAIGAGTDVAIEAAEVVLVGSDLRGVLTALDLGRATVRTIRQNLFWAFVYNVALIPVAAGALFPLTGWQLNPALAALAMASSSVTVVTNSLRLRRWRPAPLPSPSLPLPGGARGGATRQPGPRGESQRRGSHRSNGRDVQSHWRAERREDS